In one Sphingobium indicum B90A genomic region, the following are encoded:
- a CDS encoding MBL fold metallo-hydrolase, with the protein MGRIVGKIVKGLGVALLFLTVALCLAVTIVPPFLDRIYYEGPVSRHYDGARFFNPDGEIRSPAPPGSNPRGFIARWLLGQDDRPSWPDMVAVKPSRPPAFAAPRGMVATWVGHATVLVQAAGLNILTDPIWSDHASPLPPLGPKRVAQPGVRFDDMPKIDLILVSHNHYDHMDIPTLKRLWERDRPKIVTSLGNDAILKANGIPSTALDWGQSVSGAALGGLGDDTVIQCENYEHCPDYRVHVLRNHHWSSRWGTDRSRALWSSFFISTRAGNIFFAGDTGAGDMAWPDEAARLGPIRLALIPIGAFRFWPGQMQSDAHVGPEQAVRLFGKLEASTAIPIHWGTFRLSYEKWDTPPRMLELYLRCAGIERRRFAPLRVGQSIQVPGWSPVRRGERRCDRRAIAGLE; encoded by the coding sequence ATGGGCCGCATCGTCGGGAAAATCGTGAAAGGCCTGGGCGTCGCGCTGCTGTTCCTGACGGTCGCCCTCTGCCTGGCGGTGACCATCGTCCCGCCCTTTCTCGACCGCATCTATTATGAGGGGCCGGTCAGCCGCCATTATGACGGCGCGCGCTTCTTCAATCCCGACGGGGAAATCCGCTCTCCCGCGCCGCCGGGCAGCAACCCGCGCGGCTTCATCGCCCGCTGGCTGCTGGGCCAGGACGACCGGCCCTCCTGGCCCGACATGGTGGCGGTCAAGCCATCGCGCCCGCCTGCCTTCGCCGCGCCGCGGGGCATGGTCGCCACCTGGGTCGGGCATGCGACCGTGCTGGTGCAGGCGGCGGGCCTCAATATCCTCACCGATCCGATCTGGTCGGACCATGCCAGTCCCCTTCCGCCGCTGGGGCCGAAGCGGGTGGCGCAGCCGGGCGTGCGCTTCGACGACATGCCGAAGATCGACCTTATCCTCGTCAGCCACAATCATTACGACCATATGGACATCCCCACGCTGAAAAGGCTTTGGGAACGGGACCGGCCAAAGATCGTCACCAGCCTGGGCAACGACGCGATACTGAAAGCGAACGGCATCCCGTCGACCGCGCTCGACTGGGGGCAATCGGTCAGCGGCGCGGCGCTGGGCGGCCTGGGCGACGACACGGTGATCCAGTGCGAAAATTACGAACATTGCCCGGATTATCGCGTCCATGTTCTGCGCAATCATCATTGGAGCAGCCGCTGGGGCACGGACCGCAGCCGGGCGCTCTGGTCCAGCTTCTTCATCAGCACGAGGGCGGGAAATATCTTCTTCGCGGGCGACACGGGCGCGGGCGACATGGCCTGGCCTGACGAAGCGGCGCGGCTGGGGCCGATAAGGCTGGCGCTGATTCCCATCGGAGCCTTCCGTTTCTGGCCCGGCCAGATGCAGTCGGACGCGCATGTCGGACCGGAACAGGCGGTGCGGTTGTTCGGGAAGCTGGAGGCCTCCACCGCCATTCCCATCCATTGGGGGACGTTCCGCCTTTCCTATGAGAAATGGGACACGCCGCCCAGGATGCTGGAGCTTTATCTGCGCTGCGCGGGCATTGAACGGCGTCGCTTCGCGCCGCTCAGGGTTGGGCAGTCGATCCAGGTGCCCGGCTGGTCGCCGGTGCGGCGCGGAGAGCGGCGGTGCGACCGCCGCGCGATCGCGGGACTGGAGTAG
- a CDS encoding sensor histidine kinase, which produces MNMPAHPAIIRATVAADGRLLSADAPVLALQQEAGGDLGSALAIPQLAAMARLAAHLGIALSRPVVAAAERGDIDMWVRAKPEAERVQLSIIDWHERQAVAAPLDLARRETDIAALSDGWTWQIDTQLRFQMVLEGLGGEGALPSAPPLPGSRFTSFFELRADADGDLAILRGFAQRRAFRDQVAGLTSDPAQRFILSGFPMFDLAGQLVGYRGKALPVDRAVAAPLATPEPLLFYPAEFGKRLDRYLRRPLGRIIANADSIGAQLEGPLRPDYLGYAGDISAAGRHLMALIDDLADLQAIDRPDFSVAAEEIDLADVGRRAAGLFLVKARDRGIGILAPALEEAEPAIGEFRRALQILMNLVGNAVRYAPEGSTVRIETGRLGGQAWIAVLDQGDGIAADSRERIFDKFERLGRGDAGGSGLGLYISRRLARAMGGDIHIDDAPEGGARFTLLLPALQN; this is translated from the coding sequence ATGAACATGCCGGCGCATCCCGCCATCATCCGAGCGACGGTCGCCGCGGACGGCCGGCTGCTGAGCGCGGATGCGCCCGTGCTCGCCTTGCAGCAGGAGGCAGGAGGAGACCTCGGCAGCGCGCTGGCGATCCCGCAACTGGCGGCGATGGCGCGGCTGGCGGCGCATCTGGGCATCGCCCTGTCCCGTCCGGTCGTCGCCGCGGCGGAGCGCGGCGACATCGACATGTGGGTGCGGGCCAAGCCGGAAGCCGAACGGGTGCAGCTTTCCATCATCGATTGGCATGAGCGGCAGGCAGTCGCGGCGCCGCTCGATCTGGCGCGGCGGGAAACAGACATCGCCGCCCTGTCCGACGGCTGGACATGGCAGATCGACACCCAGTTGCGCTTCCAGATGGTGCTGGAGGGATTGGGCGGAGAGGGCGCCTTGCCGTCCGCACCGCCCCTGCCGGGCAGCCGCTTCACCAGCTTTTTCGAGCTGCGCGCCGATGCGGACGGCGACCTGGCGATCCTGCGCGGCTTTGCCCAGCGGCGCGCCTTTCGCGACCAGGTGGCCGGGTTGACCAGCGATCCGGCGCAGCGTTTCATCCTGTCGGGCTTTCCGATGTTCGACCTTGCGGGCCAGTTGGTGGGCTATCGCGGCAAGGCGCTGCCCGTGGACCGCGCCGTCGCCGCGCCGCTCGCCACGCCGGAGCCGCTGCTATTCTACCCCGCCGAATTCGGGAAACGGCTCGACCGTTACCTGCGTCGGCCCCTGGGGCGTATTATCGCCAATGCCGATTCGATCGGCGCCCAACTGGAAGGGCCGCTGCGGCCGGATTATCTGGGTTATGCCGGCGACATTTCGGCGGCGGGGCGGCATCTGATGGCGCTGATCGACGATCTGGCGGACCTGCAGGCGATAGACCGGCCGGATTTCAGCGTGGCTGCGGAAGAGATCGACCTGGCCGATGTCGGGCGGCGCGCTGCCGGGCTGTTCCTGGTCAAGGCGCGGGACCGGGGGATCGGCATCCTCGCGCCCGCGCTGGAGGAGGCGGAGCCCGCCATCGGGGAATTCCGCCGCGCCTTGCAGATACTGATGAACCTGGTGGGCAATGCCGTGCGTTATGCGCCCGAAGGATCGACGGTGCGGATCGAAACGGGCCGGCTTGGCGGCCAGGCCTGGATCGCGGTGCTGGACCAGGGCGACGGCATAGCGGCCGACAGCCGGGAGCGGATCTTCGACAAGTTCGAACGGCTCGGCCGCGGCGACGCGGGCGGCAGCGGCCTTGGCCTCTATATTTCGCGGCGGCTGGCGCGCGCCATGGGCGGCGACATTCACATCGACGACGCGCCCGAAGGCGGCGCGCGCTTCACGCTGCTGCTTCCCGCTTTGCAGAACTGA
- a CDS encoding NRDE family protein, producing the protein MCIMAMAWDAHPHWRLILIGNRDELHARPAAPLARWENPDHLIAGRDLLSGGTWLGVSEQGRAAIVTNLRGHGDPHPDRASRGALVTDLLSGREAAPPADFNPFNLILVEGDRAQFLTNRPAPLRTDLAPGLYGLSNGTLDAPWPKTLALKSALLDWLVAGADDPLTLFDALRAESLPHAGIAPDAPSDVPAEAMVSPIFIRNPVYGTRCSTIVAVDAQGQGVIAERRFDADGAQSGESGMAFHWPERGR; encoded by the coding sequence ATGTGCATCATGGCGATGGCGTGGGACGCGCACCCGCACTGGCGGCTGATCCTGATCGGCAATCGCGACGAACTCCACGCCCGCCCGGCGGCGCCGCTCGCCCGGTGGGAGAATCCGGACCATCTGATCGCGGGGCGCGACCTGCTGTCCGGCGGAACCTGGCTGGGCGTGTCGGAACAGGGGCGCGCCGCGATCGTCACCAACCTGCGCGGCCATGGCGATCCCCATCCCGATCGCGCCTCTCGCGGCGCGCTGGTTACGGACCTTCTGAGCGGCCGGGAAGCGGCTCCGCCGGCGGATTTCAATCCGTTCAACCTGATCCTGGTCGAAGGGGATCGGGCGCAGTTCCTGACCAACCGCCCCGCCCCGTTGCGCACCGACCTTGCGCCCGGCCTTTACGGCCTTTCCAACGGCACGCTCGACGCGCCCTGGCCCAAGACGCTGGCCCTGAAATCCGCCCTGCTCGACTGGCTGGTCGCGGGAGCCGACGATCCGCTGACGCTGTTCGACGCTCTCCGCGCGGAAAGCCTGCCCCATGCCGGCATCGCCCCCGACGCGCCCTCTGACGTTCCGGCCGAGGCGATGGTGTCGCCCATCTTCATCCGAAATCCCGTCTATGGCACGCGATGCAGCACCATCGTCGCGGTGGACGCGCAGGGGCAAGGCGTCATCGCGGAGCGCCGCTTTGACGCGGACGGCGCGCAATCGGGGGAAAGCGGCATGGCCTTCCACTGGCCCGAAAGAGGCCGATGA